One segment of Actinomycetota bacterium DNA contains the following:
- the uvrA gene encoding excinuclease ABC subunit UvrA, with translation MPLESISIRGAREHNLKGFDLEIPRDRLVVITGLSGSGKSSLAFDTIYAEGQRRYVESLSAYARQFLGQMDKPDVDHIEGLSPAVSIDQKTTSRNPRSTVGTVTEIYDYLRLLFARVGIPHCPICGREIRRQTSDQIVDRILELEEGTKFLVLAPVVKGRKGEYGKMLDDLKREGFTRVRIDREMRELADEIALDRKYKHDIDVVIDRLVMKDGIRGRLAESVEMALRLTGGTLTVAVVDGEELPFSQALACPVHGVSMDELAPRDFSFNAPYGACPDCAGLGSRLEPDPLLIVPDVTLSVAEGAIKPFASGQTYYPQMHAAVAAHLGIDLGTPWKDLPKAVQDAFLKGLGDTRIRVDYTTRDGRETHWYSRFEGALNAIARRWEETESEGSKEKLEEFMSVIPCNTCKGARLKPEILAVTFGGVNIHEVTTMSAKASLEFFGGVTLTEREEVIARRVIKEIVERLRFLVDVGLDYLTLDRATATLSGGEAQRIRLATQIGSGLMGVLYILDEPSIGLHQRDNARLIATLERLRDLGNTVIVVEHDEETIRAADFVVDMGPGAGEHGGEVVCVGPPEAMMECAESLTGAYLTGRRSIPMPEARRDTGQRGAIRLLGACEHNLRGVDVEFPLGQMTVITGVSGSGKSSLVTDTLAPALSNAVQRARQRTGKYRKLEGVELIDKVIDIDQSPIGRTPRSNPATYTGLWDDVRSLFSSVPESKTRGYSPGRFSFNVAGGRCEACKGDGQIKIEMHFLPDVYVPCEVCHGARYNRETLQVRYKGKNVSDLLGMSVEEALSFFENIPPIRRKLQTLYDVGLGYVKLGQPATTLSGGEAQRVKLASELQRRSTGRTFYILDEPTTGLHFDDVRQLLAV, from the coding sequence GCGTACGCGCGGCAGTTCCTCGGCCAGATGGACAAGCCCGACGTCGACCACATCGAGGGCCTGTCGCCGGCGGTCTCCATCGACCAGAAGACCACCAGCCGCAACCCGCGCTCCACGGTGGGCACCGTCACCGAGATCTACGACTACCTGCGGCTGCTGTTCGCGCGCGTCGGCATCCCGCACTGCCCGATCTGCGGCCGCGAGATCCGCCGGCAGACCTCGGACCAGATCGTTGACCGCATCCTCGAGCTCGAGGAGGGCACGAAGTTCCTCGTGCTCGCGCCGGTCGTGAAGGGCCGCAAGGGCGAGTACGGCAAGATGCTCGACGACCTGAAGCGCGAGGGCTTCACGCGCGTGCGCATCGACCGCGAGATGCGCGAGCTGGCAGACGAGATCGCGCTCGACAGGAAGTACAAGCACGACATCGACGTGGTCATCGACCGGCTCGTGATGAAGGACGGCATCCGCGGGCGGCTGGCCGAGAGCGTCGAGATGGCGCTGCGGCTGACCGGCGGCACGCTCACCGTGGCCGTCGTCGACGGCGAGGAGCTGCCGTTCTCGCAGGCGCTCGCGTGCCCGGTGCACGGCGTGTCGATGGACGAGCTCGCGCCGCGCGACTTCTCGTTCAACGCGCCGTACGGCGCCTGCCCGGACTGCGCCGGCCTCGGCTCGCGCCTCGAGCCCGACCCGCTGCTCATCGTGCCCGACGTGACGCTGTCGGTGGCCGAAGGCGCCATCAAGCCCTTCGCGAGCGGCCAGACGTACTACCCGCAGATGCACGCCGCCGTCGCCGCGCACCTCGGCATCGACCTCGGCACGCCGTGGAAGGACCTGCCGAAGGCGGTCCAGGACGCGTTCCTCAAGGGCTTGGGCGACACGCGCATCCGCGTGGACTACACCACGCGCGACGGGCGCGAGACGCACTGGTACTCGCGCTTCGAGGGCGCGCTGAACGCCATTGCGCGCCGGTGGGAGGAGACCGAGTCCGAGGGCAGCAAGGAGAAGCTCGAGGAGTTCATGAGCGTCATCCCGTGCAACACCTGCAAGGGCGCGCGCCTCAAGCCCGAGATCCTCGCCGTGACGTTCGGGGGCGTGAACATCCACGAGGTCACGACGATGTCGGCGAAGGCCTCGCTGGAGTTCTTCGGCGGCGTGACGCTCACGGAGCGCGAGGAGGTCATCGCGCGGCGGGTCATCAAGGAGATCGTCGAGCGGCTGCGCTTCCTCGTGGACGTCGGGCTCGACTACCTCACGCTCGACCGCGCCACGGCGACGCTCTCGGGCGGTGAGGCCCAGCGCATCCGGCTCGCCACGCAGATCGGCTCGGGGCTCATGGGCGTGCTCTACATCCTCGACGAGCCGTCGATCGGCCTGCACCAGCGCGACAACGCGCGGCTGATCGCCACGCTGGAGCGGCTGCGCGACCTCGGCAACACGGTCATCGTCGTCGAGCACGACGAGGAGACCATACGCGCAGCCGACTTCGTGGTCGACATGGGGCCGGGCGCAGGCGAGCACGGCGGCGAGGTCGTCTGCGTCGGGCCGCCCGAGGCGATGATGGAGTGCGCCGAGTCGCTGACCGGCGCGTACCTGACCGGCCGGCGCTCGATTCCGATGCCGGAGGCCCGGCGCGACACCGGCCAGCGCGGTGCGATCCGCCTGCTCGGCGCGTGCGAGCACAACCTGCGCGGGGTGGACGTCGAGTTCCCGCTCGGGCAGATGACCGTCATCACCGGCGTGTCCGGCTCGGGCAAGAGCTCGCTCGTGACCGACACGCTCGCGCCGGCGCTGTCCAACGCGGTCCAGCGCGCGCGACAGCGCACGGGCAAGTACCGCAAGCTCGAGGGCGTGGAGCTCATCGACAAGGTCATCGACATCGACCAATCGCCCATCGGCCGCACGCCGCGCTCGAACCCCGCCACATACACGGGCCTGTGGGACGACGTGCGCTCGCTGTTCTCCTCGGTGCCCGAGTCGAAGACGCGCGGCTACTCGCCGGGGCGGTTCTCGTTCAACGTCGCCGGCGGACGCTGCGAGGCGTGCAAGGGCGACGGGCAGATCAAGATCGAGATGCACTTCCTGCCCGACGTCTACGTGCCGTGCGAGGTGTGCCACGGCGCGCGCTACAACCGCGAGACGCTCCAGGTCCGCTACAAGGGCAAGAACGTCTCCGACCTCCTCGGGATGAGCGTGGAGGAGGCGCTGTCGTTCTTCGAGAACATCCCGCCGATCCGCCGCAAGCTGCAGACGCTGTACGACGTCGGCCTCGGCTACGTGAAGCTCGGCCAGCCGGCGACGACGCTGTCGGGCGGCGAGGCGCAGCGCGTGAAGCTCGCGAGCGAGCTGCAGCGGCGCAGCACCGGGCGGACGTTCTACATCCTCGACGAGCCGACCACCGGCCTGCACTTCGACGACGTGCGCCAGCTGCTCGCGGT